In Chryseobacterium oranimense, a single window of DNA contains:
- a CDS encoding hydrolase, which yields MKKLILTFATVALSVTAFAQKPGKLMLDPTNHALVLIDHEGQMAFATKSISTEELRNNVALISGGSKIFNIPTVVTTVAEKSFAGPVFPEISEVYPEATSGYVDRTTMNTWEDLNAHKAITGKNKKKLVIAGLWTSVCVVGPALSAIDEGYEVYVITDASGDISKEAHDQAVTRMVQAGVHPITSVQYVLELQRDWSRKETYKPVNDLMKKYGGAYGLGIQYAQDMLKH from the coding sequence ATGAAAAAATTAATCTTAACATTCGCAACAGTAGCATTATCAGTAACAGCATTCGCTCAGAAACCTGGAAAATTAATGTTGGACCCAACTAATCATGCTTTGGTTTTAATTGACCACGAAGGGCAGATGGCATTCGCCACAAAAAGCATCAGCACGGAAGAGTTGAGAAACAATGTAGCCTTGATTTCCGGAGGTTCAAAAATTTTCAATATTCCGACAGTGGTAACGACAGTTGCAGAAAAATCTTTCGCAGGACCTGTTTTCCCTGAAATTTCTGAAGTGTATCCTGAAGCAACAAGCGGATATGTAGACAGAACCACAATGAACACCTGGGAAGACCTGAACGCTCACAAAGCCATCACAGGGAAAAACAAAAAGAAACTGGTTATTGCAGGGCTGTGGACAAGTGTTTGTGTCGTAGGACCGGCTTTATCTGCGATCGATGAAGGGTATGAAGTGTATGTTATCACAGATGCTTCAGGTGATATTTCAAAAGAAGCTCATGACCAGGCAGTTACAAGAATGGTTCAGGCTGGGGTACATCCTATTACCTCTGTTCAGTATGTTCTTGAATTACAGAGAGACTGGTCCAGAAAAGAAACCTACAAGCCTGTTAACGATTTAATGAAAAAATATGGTGGCGCTTACGGATTGGGAATCCAGTACGCTCAGGATATGCTTAAGCATTAA
- a CDS encoding pirin family protein, with product MDRKDFLKKGLLGTGMFVASASLGNTMKNEIDEIEPLEPIGYNHLPNTDSKIKDNSVLHKADSRGKADHGWLVSNHTFSFANYHNPERMHFGVLRVLNDDKVEAGRGFGTHPHDNMEIISIPLEGDLEHKDSMGNSAIIRSGDIQVMSAGTGIMHSEFNKNNDSLVKFLQIWVYPNKRNVTPRYDQITLDKTKSQNRFQQILSPNADDEGVWIHQDAWFHLGDFENNIETHYQVKKKGNGVYAFILKGSAEIEGQKLEERDGFGVWDISGLNIKSVSENTEILLMEVPMTM from the coding sequence ATGGACAGAAAAGATTTTTTAAAGAAAGGATTACTGGGAACAGGAATGTTTGTAGCGTCTGCTTCATTAGGCAACACAATGAAAAACGAGATCGACGAAATTGAACCGCTAGAACCTATCGGATATAATCATTTACCGAATACCGATTCAAAAATTAAAGACAATTCTGTACTTCATAAGGCAGATTCCAGAGGAAAAGCTGACCACGGCTGGCTGGTGAGCAACCATACATTCAGTTTTGCCAATTATCACAACCCGGAAAGAATGCATTTCGGAGTTTTAAGAGTTCTGAATGATGATAAAGTGGAAGCAGGAAGAGGCTTCGGGACCCATCCGCACGATAATATGGAAATCATAAGTATTCCGCTGGAAGGCGATTTGGAGCATAAAGACAGTATGGGAAATTCGGCAATTATCAGAAGCGGAGACATCCAGGTGATGAGTGCCGGAACAGGAATTATGCACAGTGAATTCAACAAAAATAATGACAGTCTGGTGAAGTTTCTTCAAATCTGGGTGTATCCGAACAAGAGAAATGTAACCCCGAGATATGACCAGATTACTTTAGATAAAACAAAAAGTCAGAACAGGTTTCAGCAGATTCTTTCTCCAAATGCTGATGACGAGGGTGTTTGGATTCATCAGGATGCCTGGTTTCACCTGGGGGATTTTGAAAATAATATTGAAACCCATTACCAGGTTAAGAAAAAAGGAAACGGTGTTTATGCCTTCATTCTGAAAGGAAGCGCAGAAATTGAAGGACAGAAGCTGGAAGAAAGAGACGGCTTCGGAGTTTGGGATATTTCCGGCCTGAACATCAAATCAGTTTCCGAAAATACAGAGATTTTATTGATGGAAGTTCCGATGACGATGTAA
- a CDS encoding DoxX family protein, giving the protein MKKLIHTITNTSLEGRLIHIALFVFRILLSIELITAHGLKKLGVGVAEPEKVPNPLHLPEAFNSLFADASNLVFPVFVIFGFFTRIAVLPILAVTLTGYFILHWNDALLIKDTPFMYSLCYLFLLFVGPGKYSVDNYLRKI; this is encoded by the coding sequence ATGAAAAAGCTCATCCATACCATCACCAATACAAGCCTTGAGGGAAGATTAATTCACATTGCTTTATTTGTATTCAGAATTTTATTGTCAATAGAATTAATCACAGCACACGGATTGAAAAAACTAGGCGTGGGCGTTGCAGAACCTGAAAAAGTTCCTAATCCTCTGCATCTTCCGGAAGCATTCAATAGTCTCTTTGCAGATGCGTCCAATCTGGTGTTTCCTGTATTTGTTATCTTCGGATTCTTTACCAGAATTGCAGTTCTTCCGATTTTGGCGGTGACGCTCACAGGTTATTTTATTCTTCACTGGAATGATGCTTTGCTGATAAAAGACACTCCTTTTATGTACAGCCTGTGTTATTTGTTTCTGCTTTTTGTAGGTCCCGGAAAATATTCAGTCGATAATTATTTAAGAAAGATTTAA
- the zwf gene encoding glucose-6-phosphate dehydrogenase — MSDNTILHPTTIVIFGATGDLAKRKLFPAFYNLYIDGRMPKGFNILALGRAENTDENFRNYIKENLKSFSRKNVTTEDWAGFQAHISYFQHQLDEEDSYKNLSQKLENFDKVYGTRGNRLFYLSIAPNFVSVISNHIKNTSIASDPEKDRIIIEKPFGHNKESAIELNNLLSQTFKEEQIYRIDHYLGKETVQNILAFRFGNSIFEPLWNHRHIESVQITVAEEVGVETRASFYEQTGALRDMIQNHLLQILCMVAMEPPVSLESGEIRDRKVDVLKSIRRISPDKVDHYAVRGQYGRGKVNGVKVNGYRQEEGIAPDSNTETFAAIKFYLDNERWENVPFYVRTGKRMKEKHSYITIQFKPLPHSTFSESSSLLSANRLIINIQPQMDIRLLFMSKKPGLSLELKPVEMIFDNFACQTDTPEAYETLLLEALIGDLTLFMRSDQVEEAWDVVKTIQETWEKTKDSSFPNYEAGSWGPEDSNTLVERQGHQWA, encoded by the coding sequence ATGAGCGACAATACAATCCTGCACCCAACGACTATTGTTATTTTTGGTGCAACGGGAGATCTGGCAAAAAGAAAGCTTTTTCCTGCATTTTACAATTTATACATCGATGGCAGAATGCCAAAAGGCTTTAATATTTTAGCTTTAGGAAGAGCTGAAAATACAGATGAAAATTTTAGAAATTATATTAAAGAAAATCTGAAGAGCTTTTCAAGGAAGAATGTTACTACAGAAGACTGGGCTGGTTTCCAGGCGCACATTTCTTATTTTCAGCATCAGCTGGATGAAGAAGATTCCTATAAAAACCTGTCTCAGAAACTGGAAAATTTTGATAAAGTTTACGGGACAAGAGGCAACAGGCTTTTCTACCTGTCAATTGCACCGAATTTTGTATCGGTTATTTCCAATCATATCAAGAATACCTCTATAGCTTCTGATCCTGAAAAAGACAGGATTATCATCGAGAAACCTTTTGGTCACAATAAAGAATCTGCCATAGAATTAAATAATCTTCTTTCGCAAACCTTTAAGGAAGAACAAATTTACCGTATCGATCATTACTTGGGTAAGGAAACCGTTCAGAATATTTTAGCTTTCAGGTTCGGAAATTCAATCTTTGAGCCTTTGTGGAATCACAGGCATATAGAATCTGTGCAGATTACCGTTGCAGAAGAAGTAGGGGTAGAAACAAGAGCTAGTTTTTATGAGCAGACAGGTGCTTTGCGTGATATGATCCAGAACCACCTTTTGCAGATTCTCTGCATGGTTGCCATGGAGCCGCCGGTTTCGCTGGAGTCCGGGGAGATCAGGGACCGTAAAGTAGATGTTTTGAAATCAATCCGCAGGATTTCTCCGGATAAGGTAGATCATTATGCAGTAAGAGGTCAGTATGGAAGAGGTAAAGTAAACGGTGTTAAGGTAAACGGTTATCGCCAGGAAGAAGGAATTGCTCCTGATTCCAATACAGAAACATTTGCTGCTATAAAGTTCTACCTGGATAACGAAAGATGGGAAAATGTTCCTTTCTACGTTCGTACAGGAAAGAGAATGAAAGAAAAGCATTCCTATATTACCATTCAGTTTAAACCCCTTCCGCATTCTACTTTTTCGGAAAGTTCATCCCTTTTATCTGCCAACAGGTTGATTATTAATATCCAGCCACAAATGGATATTAGATTATTATTTATGTCAAAAAAACCGGGACTTTCGTTAGAATTAAAGCCCGTGGAAATGATCTTTGATAATTTTGCCTGCCAGACGGATACTCCTGAAGCTTATGAAACCCTGTTGTTAGAAGCCCTTATAGGTGATCTTACATTGTTTATGAGATCTGATCAGGTAGAAGAGGCCTGGGATGTTGTGAAAACCATACAGGAAACCTGGGAAAAAACCAAAGATTCTTCTTTCCCAAATTATGAAGCGGGAAGCTGGGGACCTGAAGACAGCAATACGCTGGTCGAAAGACAGGGTCACCAATGGGCTTAA
- a CDS encoding Crp/Fnr family transcriptional regulator codes for MFQNIIKNISRFVTLTPEEEKIYEDLLTLQKFPKKTLLLREGEICQFEGFIKEGCVRTYYLDENGFEVTLLFAVEDWWITDIASFNNQTPSKIFIETLEDTEIYMLTPQTKEELMQKVPKFERAFRMMMQRYVVTLQNRLVNTISQPATDRYLEFIRVYPTIPQRVAQYYIASYLGVSKEFVSTIRKRLANKNK; via the coding sequence ATGTTTCAAAATATCATCAAAAACATCTCGCGATTTGTCACGTTAACCCCGGAAGAAGAAAAAATTTATGAAGACCTGCTGACACTTCAGAAGTTTCCTAAAAAAACACTTTTGTTGCGTGAAGGAGAAATCTGCCAGTTCGAAGGTTTTATAAAAGAAGGCTGTGTGCGTACCTATTACCTTGATGAAAACGGTTTTGAAGTAACCCTTCTGTTTGCCGTTGAAGACTGGTGGATTACCGATATTGCTTCGTTTAACAACCAGACACCTTCTAAAATTTTCATCGAAACCCTGGAAGATACCGAAATTTATATGCTCACTCCACAAACAAAAGAAGAATTGATGCAGAAAGTTCCAAAGTTTGAGAGAGCCTTCCGAATGATGATGCAGCGATACGTAGTTACCCTGCAAAACCGCCTGGTGAACACTATTTCCCAGCCGGCAACAGACCGTTATCTGGAATTTATCAGAGTATATCCTACCATTCCGCAGCGTGTGGCGCAATATTATATAGCTTCCTATCTTGGAGTTTCAAAAGAATTTGTAAGTACAATCAGAAAACGTCTTGCGAATAAAAATAAATAA
- the gndA gene encoding NADP-dependent phosphogluconate dehydrogenase — translation MEKYNYGVIGLGVMGRNLLYNIADNGFSTAGFDLDEEKVKELHNGATPGTEVKGTASLEDFVSALESPRKIILMVPAGKPVDAVLENITPLLSPKDIVVDAGNSYFKDTERRIADLASKNLHFMGMGVSGGEQGARRGPSIMPGGDLEAFTLLKPMLELIAAKVNGEACTAYMGKGSAGNYVKMVHNGIEYAIMQLISEAYDLLRKGANLNNDQLYEVFKKWNEGEMNSFLIEITRDIFKQKDELTDGFLVDQILDKAGAKGTGKWTSEQAMEIGVSIPTIDIAVTSRILSAYKEERVKASQLYAKEEIINPENTELFIKEVGDALYLATLISYAQGLALLVKASEEYQFEIPLKDVVKIWRGGCIIRSVLLETFYSAYTQDPGLSNILLNQEIAGIVKSKIKSLRKTAAFAVSNGIPSLGLQTTLGYFDAYTTESLPVNLIQAQRDYFGAHTYQRVDREGVFHTSWQNVNN, via the coding sequence ATGGAAAAGTATAATTACGGAGTCATCGGGCTCGGAGTAATGGGAAGAAACCTGCTTTACAATATTGCCGATAACGGCTTTTCTACAGCAGGATTCGATTTGGATGAGGAAAAAGTAAAAGAGCTTCATAACGGGGCAACTCCGGGAACCGAGGTGAAAGGAACAGCTTCTCTGGAAGATTTTGTATCCGCTCTGGAAAGTCCGAGGAAGATTATTTTAATGGTGCCTGCAGGAAAACCGGTAGATGCCGTTCTGGAAAATATTACACCGCTTCTCAGCCCTAAAGATATTGTGGTAGATGCCGGAAATTCTTATTTCAAAGATACTGAAAGACGTATTGCAGATTTAGCTTCCAAGAACCTGCATTTTATGGGGATGGGTGTTTCCGGAGGTGAGCAGGGCGCAAGAAGAGGACCGAGCATCATGCCCGGTGGAGATCTTGAAGCCTTTACTTTACTTAAGCCTATGCTGGAATTAATTGCTGCAAAAGTGAACGGCGAAGCCTGTACGGCTTATATGGGCAAAGGTTCCGCAGGAAATTATGTGAAAATGGTTCACAACGGTATCGAATATGCCATCATGCAGTTGATCAGTGAAGCCTATGATTTATTGAGAAAAGGCGCAAACCTGAATAACGATCAGTTATACGAAGTTTTCAAAAAATGGAATGAAGGTGAAATGAACTCTTTCCTGATTGAAATCACAAGAGATATTTTCAAGCAAAAAGATGAACTGACAGACGGTTTTCTGGTCGATCAGATTTTAGACAAAGCCGGAGCAAAAGGAACCGGAAAATGGACTTCCGAGCAGGCAATGGAAATTGGTGTGTCTATTCCGACCATCGATATTGCGGTAACTTCAAGAATTTTATCAGCCTATAAAGAAGAAAGAGTGAAAGCTTCTCAATTATATGCTAAGGAAGAAATTATCAACCCGGAAAATACAGAATTATTCATCAAAGAAGTGGGCGATGCGTTGTATCTGGCTACTTTAATCAGCTATGCGCAAGGTTTGGCATTACTGGTAAAAGCTTCTGAGGAATACCAGTTTGAAATTCCGTTAAAAGACGTTGTCAAAATCTGGAGAGGTGGGTGCATCATCCGTTCTGTATTATTAGAAACATTCTATTCGGCTTATACCCAGGATCCGGGCTTATCTAATATTTTACTGAATCAGGAAATTGCCGGAATCGTAAAGTCTAAAATTAAATCTTTAAGAAAAACAGCTGCTTTTGCCGTGTCAAACGGAATTCCAAGTTTAGGGCTTCAAACCACTTTGGGATATTTTGATGCATATACCACAGAATCTTTACCTGTGAATCTTATTCAGGCCCAGCGTGATTATTTCGGAGCGCATACCTACCAAAGAGTGGATAGAGAGGGAGTTTTTCATACTTCATGGCAAAATGTTAATAACTAA
- a CDS encoding Na+/H+ antiporter encodes MHEQLLLILGLLIIVMLLVMLAQRIRIAYPIFLVLAGLGISLIPGVPVLQLDPDIIFLIFLPPLLYEAAWYTSWNDFWKWKRTIGLLAFGLVFLTSIVIAFASQALIPGFTLAMGFLLGGIVSPPDAIAATTVLKGLKVPKRTIAMLEGESLINDASSLIVFRFALAAVMTGMFSMQEATGQFFLVAGMGVVVGIAGAHIFYTIHRFLPTTPAIDAALTVITPYVLFLAAEHFHYSGVMAVVSGGLFMSFRSHEIFKTGMTRINMTGVWNTLIFVMNALVFVLIGLELPDIINGLGKTSLIEGIKYGLIISLIVIVVRLLWIYPVAHIPRWLSKKIRKDPSPGWKNPLIIGWAGMRGVVSLATALSIPVMMNPETAFPMRNLIIFITFVVIFVTLVFQGLTLPLIIRLTKIGEIDPILPAHEQQASIQIRLDNLAVNRLNEKYQSSLETNSLVENFKNTVENDIVQQQSHLESLEMCTNRRNDLNEYHDIMLDIFALQRKELFKIKREKEFSDDEIRKAESQLDLNELRIIGNKHL; translated from the coding sequence ATGCACGAACAACTCCTTTTAATTCTCGGACTTTTAATCATTGTAATGCTTCTGGTAATGCTTGCGCAGCGCATCAGGATTGCTTATCCCATATTTTTGGTATTGGCAGGTTTGGGAATCAGTTTAATTCCGGGTGTTCCGGTTCTACAGCTGGATCCCGATATTATTTTTCTGATTTTCCTGCCGCCATTATTGTACGAAGCTGCATGGTATACCTCGTGGAACGATTTCTGGAAATGGAAACGTACCATCGGATTACTGGCTTTCGGGTTGGTTTTTCTGACGTCCATTGTTATAGCGTTCGCTTCACAGGCATTGATTCCGGGCTTTACTTTGGCGATGGGATTTTTGCTGGGCGGAATTGTTTCCCCACCCGATGCAATTGCAGCCACAACGGTTTTAAAAGGGCTGAAAGTTCCGAAGCGTACCATTGCAATGCTGGAAGGCGAAAGCTTGATTAACGACGCATCTTCACTGATCGTATTCAGGTTTGCTTTGGCAGCTGTCATGACAGGAATGTTTTCGATGCAGGAAGCAACGGGACAATTCTTCCTGGTAGCAGGAATGGGAGTTGTAGTAGGAATTGCAGGAGCCCATATTTTTTACACAATCCACCGGTTTTTGCCGACAACTCCGGCAATTGATGCTGCACTGACGGTAATTACACCTTATGTTTTATTTTTAGCGGCTGAGCATTTTCATTACTCGGGAGTGATGGCTGTGGTAAGCGGGGGATTGTTTATGTCGTTCCGTTCCCATGAAATTTTCAAAACCGGAATGACCAGAATCAATATGACAGGCGTTTGGAATACCCTGATTTTTGTGATGAACGCTCTGGTTTTTGTACTGATCGGTTTGGAACTTCCGGATATCATCAACGGTTTGGGTAAAACCTCTTTGATAGAAGGAATTAAATATGGTCTGATTATCAGTTTGATCGTCATTGTGGTGCGCCTTTTATGGATTTATCCCGTCGCACATATACCAAGATGGCTGAGTAAAAAAATAAGAAAAGATCCAAGTCCCGGATGGAAAAATCCTCTGATTATTGGTTGGGCAGGAATGCGCGGCGTTGTTTCGCTGGCAACAGCTTTGTCGATTCCGGTGATGATGAATCCTGAAACTGCTTTTCCGATGCGGAATCTGATTATTTTTATCACATTTGTCGTTATTTTTGTTACTTTGGTTTTTCAGGGATTGACACTGCCGTTGATTATCAGGCTGACCAAAATCGGGGAAATTGACCCAATTTTGCCCGCCCATGAACAACAGGCCAGCATTCAGATCAGGCTGGACAATCTTGCCGTCAACCGGTTGAATGAAAAATACCAGTCCAGTCTGGAAACCAACAGCCTGGTGGAGAATTTTAAAAATACTGTTGAAAACGATATCGTACAACAGCAAAGTCATCTGGAATCATTGGAAATGTGCACCAACAGACGAAATGATCTGAATGAATATCACGACATTATGCTTGATATTTTTGCCTTGCAGCGAAAAGAACTATTTAAGATTAAGCGGGAAAAAGAATTCAGCGACGATGAAATCCGAAAGGCAGAATCCCAGCTGGACCTGAATGAACTAAGGATTATCGGGAACAAACATTTGTAA
- a CDS encoding Rid family hydrolase translates to MSQENKIAEGFGMPWEDIYGYAQAVRKGDTVWISGQLGHNEKGELAEGMEAQMKQTYTNIKELLSRYNMTMENVVEEVIYAMDMTTAFEARKNLKTDVYSNPRSVASTMVGVSGLALPGQLVEIKIVATI, encoded by the coding sequence ATGTCACAGGAAAATAAAATAGCAGAAGGCTTCGGAATGCCTTGGGAAGATATTTACGGATACGCACAGGCTGTAAGAAAAGGAGATACAGTGTGGATTTCCGGTCAGTTGGGTCACAACGAAAAAGGTGAATTGGCTGAAGGAATGGAAGCACAGATGAAACAAACCTATACAAATATCAAAGAATTATTGTCAAGATATAATATGACGATGGAAAATGTAGTTGAAGAAGTAATTTATGCAATGGATATGACGACAGCGTTTGAAGCAAGAAAAAATCTTAAAACAGATGTATATTCTAATCCTAGGTCTGTTGCCAGTACGATGGTTGGAGTGAGCGGACTTGCATTGCCGGGACAGCTTGTCGAAATTAAAATTGTGGCGACTATATAA
- the pgl gene encoding 6-phosphogluconolactonase, which translates to MNITIFDDLDTLYKKAADTFVELSGKSIRKHDKFVVALSGGSSPKAIFSMLSTQEYAEKVEWNKVYFFWVDERWVSLDDEKSNAKMTFETLLDKVPVNKDHIFPMYKDGIEPEDYAKEYEAQIRNVLGADGIFDFILLGMGDDGHTASLFPGEKILHEKEKWVDAYYLKPQEMFRITLTAPIINKAENILIITFGISKKHALNEVLNGEYNPEMYPLQLIEKRNGVQLFTDKEAGA; encoded by the coding sequence ATGAATATTACAATATTTGATGATCTGGATACCTTATACAAAAAAGCGGCAGATACCTTTGTTGAACTTTCCGGGAAATCTATCCGGAAACATGATAAGTTTGTTGTTGCCTTAAGTGGCGGTTCTTCTCCGAAGGCTATTTTCAGCATGCTGTCAACTCAGGAATATGCAGAAAAGGTAGAATGGAATAAGGTCTACTTCTTTTGGGTAGATGAGAGATGGGTTTCCCTTGATGATGAAAAGAGTAATGCGAAAATGACTTTCGAAACACTTCTTGATAAAGTTCCTGTTAATAAAGATCACATTTTCCCGATGTATAAAGACGGAATCGAACCCGAAGATTATGCTAAAGAATACGAAGCACAGATCCGAAATGTTCTGGGTGCTGATGGCATTTTCGATTTTATTCTTTTAGGAATGGGGGACGACGGCCACACGGCTTCTTTGTTTCCGGGTGAAAAAATCCTGCACGAAAAAGAAAAATGGGTAGATGCTTATTACCTGAAACCTCAGGAAATGTTCAGAATTACACTGACTGCACCTATTATCAATAAAGCTGAGAATATCCTGATTATTACATTCGGGATCTCTAAAAAGCATGCTTTAAACGAAGTTTTGAACGGAGAGTACAATCCGGAAATGTATCCGCTTCAGTTAATTGAAAAAAGAAACGGAGTTCAGCTTTTTACTGATAAAGAGGCTGGAGCTTAA
- a CDS encoding amidohydrolase, protein MKPLHKILFSFILGAGLLNAQKADLIVTNGKITTMDDKNPETQAIAIKDHKILLTGTNAQILKLKGGNTKVIDAKGNRVIPGLFDSHLHVIRGGRFYNTELRWDGVKTLKRALEMLKDQAQRTPKGQWVRVIGGWNEYQFEEKRLPTLAEINEATGDVPVFVMYLYGKAWLNKAGLKELKINGDTPNPAQGLIEKDSNGDPTGLLVAEPNAFILYSTLAKLPELTEAEKENSTLQYMTELNRLGVTAVMDAGGGFQNFPDDYGTTDALNKQGKITVRLPYYLFAQKKGSELSDYTKWTGMVEIDDHGHNGHNEIDYHVNGGGENLVSDGADFENFLFPRPELPATMEKNMKEVVSLLVKKRWPFRIHATYNESITRFLNVIEEVNKEIPLNGLVWFIDHAETVSEDNMKRIKALGGGIAVQHRMAYQGESFIHRYGKKAALASPPVKKMLEMGIPVGLGTDGTRVASYNPWVALYWITTGKTLGGTQVMAKENALDRKTALSLSTFGGYELIKDFEKGKIKKGYFADLTILDRDYFSVNEEEIKDITSKLTIVDGKVVYGDETYKNVAPASLPVIPEWSPVKYYGGYQTK, encoded by the coding sequence ATGAAACCACTACATAAAATTCTATTCTCATTCATCTTAGGTGCAGGATTGCTCAATGCCCAGAAAGCCGATTTAATTGTCACCAACGGGAAAATCACAACAATGGATGATAAAAATCCGGAAACTCAGGCAATTGCCATCAAAGACCATAAAATTCTCCTGACAGGAACGAATGCCCAAATCTTAAAATTAAAAGGCGGCAATACAAAAGTCATTGATGCTAAAGGCAACAGAGTGATTCCAGGATTATTTGACAGCCATTTGCACGTTATCCGCGGCGGAAGATTTTACAATACCGAGCTTCGCTGGGACGGCGTGAAAACTTTGAAAAGAGCTTTGGAAATGCTGAAAGACCAGGCTCAGAGAACACCGAAAGGTCAATGGGTAAGAGTAATTGGTGGCTGGAACGAATATCAGTTTGAAGAAAAAAGATTGCCGACTTTGGCAGAAATCAACGAAGCGACAGGCGATGTTCCGGTTTTCGTAATGTATCTCTACGGAAAAGCATGGCTGAATAAAGCAGGTTTGAAAGAGTTAAAAATCAACGGTGATACGCCAAATCCAGCACAGGGTTTAATTGAGAAAGACAGCAACGGCGACCCGACAGGTTTATTGGTTGCAGAACCGAATGCCTTTATCCTGTATTCAACTTTGGCAAAACTACCTGAGCTGACAGAAGCTGAGAAAGAAAATTCCACACTGCAGTATATGACCGAATTAAACCGTCTTGGCGTGACTGCTGTAATGGATGCAGGTGGCGGTTTTCAGAATTTCCCTGACGATTACGGAACAACGGATGCATTGAACAAACAGGGGAAAATTACGGTTCGATTACCTTATTATTTGTTTGCCCAAAAGAAAGGATCAGAATTATCAGATTATACGAAATGGACAGGAATGGTAGAGATCGATGACCACGGCCATAACGGCCATAATGAAATCGATTATCACGTAAATGGAGGAGGGGAAAACTTAGTTTCAGACGGTGCCGATTTTGAAAATTTCCTTTTTCCAAGACCCGAGCTGCCTGCAACAATGGAGAAAAATATGAAAGAAGTAGTAAGCCTTCTGGTTAAAAAAAGATGGCCGTTCAGAATTCACGCTACCTACAATGAAAGCATCACAAGATTCCTGAATGTCATTGAAGAAGTGAATAAAGAAATACCATTAAACGGATTGGTTTGGTTTATTGACCATGCAGAAACAGTTTCAGAAGATAACATGAAACGCATCAAAGCTTTAGGCGGCGGAATTGCGGTGCAGCACAGAATGGCGTATCAGGGCGAAAGTTTCATCCACCGCTACGGGAAAAAAGCAGCACTTGCTTCTCCACCGGTAAAGAAAATGCTTGAGATGGGAATTCCTGTAGGATTGGGAACAGACGGAACAAGAGTCGCAAGTTATAATCCCTGGGTTGCCTTATACTGGATTACTACAGGAAAAACATTGGGCGGAACCCAGGTAATGGCAAAAGAAAATGCTTTAGACAGAAAAACAGCTTTATCACTTTCCACTTTCGGAGGATACGAACTGATAAAAGACTTTGAAAAAGGAAAAATCAAAAAAGGATATTTTGCAGACCTTACGATTTTAGACAGAGATTATTTCAGTGTGAATGAGGAAGAGATCAAAGACATTACCTCAAAGCTAACCATCGTTGACGGAAAAGTAGTGTATGGGGACGAAACTTATAAAAATGTTGCTCCGGCTTCACTTCCTGTAATCCCGGAATGGTCTCCGGTAAAATATTACGGAGGATACCAAACGAAATAA